From Granulicella cerasi, a single genomic window includes:
- a CDS encoding MarR family winged helix-turn-helix transcriptional regulator — MELLSLQDSENEVTKLILSIFRVNGALLVAGDRLTASIGLTSARWQVLGAVAKAADPLTVAAIGKSMGLTRQNVRIIVRELEAAGMVRLADNPAHQRASLVRLTPKGKRANASARDLQGPFTDALSKDLDPSRIANCVDLLHTLYARLKSHNEES, encoded by the coding sequence ATGGAGCTTCTCTCTCTACAGGACTCCGAAAACGAAGTGACGAAGTTGATCCTCAGCATCTTTCGGGTCAACGGTGCACTGCTTGTTGCCGGAGATCGCCTTACCGCTTCCATCGGCCTCACGAGCGCACGATGGCAGGTGCTAGGAGCGGTCGCGAAAGCCGCGGATCCTCTCACCGTGGCTGCCATTGGCAAGAGCATGGGTTTAACTCGCCAGAATGTACGCATCATCGTTCGTGAGCTCGAAGCTGCGGGGATGGTCCGACTCGCGGATAATCCGGCCCACCAGCGCGCCAGCCTCGTGAGGCTCACACCGAAGGGGAAGCGAGCCAACGCTTCCGCGAGAGATCTGCAGGGTCCGTTTACGGATGCGCTGAGTAAAGACCTCGACCCATCGCGCATCGCCAACTGCGTCGATCTCCTGCATACCCTGTACGCACGACTGAAAAGCCACAACGAGGAATCGTAG
- a CDS encoding anti-sigma factor domain-containing protein yields MAQAAAAQAPLESQEQFDAAAKRFAAQLDTVPVPQAKPRAKGNWLLYGTIAACGLTASTYGVRSYIQHQADRSTMTRSATTITRPTVASSAVVSTEVVPAKNSESENAQLRKQLTDLQQAALAARSAQADLQKQLDADRLQLDQASSDKQALTVQLNAAQGSVQTLHEQLAAAHAASGQQDVQIVALTDKIRSLNAELADLNTNLESKERMLALDKDFLSHDKDIRDLIGSRNLYIADIYDTTEKGKTAKPFGRIFYTQDRSLVFYGFDLDKQPSLSRAVSYQVWGSGSDHDPVSLGLFYQDDGHKRWVLRCNDSKSLSRLNMVFVTVEPSGGSNKPTGKQLLRAYLQIEPNHP; encoded by the coding sequence ATGGCGCAGGCTGCCGCTGCGCAGGCACCGCTAGAGTCTCAGGAACAGTTCGATGCGGCGGCGAAAAGGTTCGCCGCGCAGTTGGATACGGTGCCGGTTCCGCAAGCCAAACCGCGCGCAAAGGGAAACTGGCTTCTGTATGGCACGATCGCGGCGTGCGGTCTCACTGCATCCACTTATGGCGTCAGGAGCTACATACAACATCAAGCGGATCGCTCGACGATGACCAGATCTGCAACGACGATCACGAGGCCGACTGTTGCCAGCTCAGCGGTAGTATCCACAGAAGTGGTTCCTGCGAAGAATAGCGAAAGCGAGAATGCTCAGCTTCGCAAGCAGCTTACTGACCTTCAACAGGCAGCTCTTGCGGCCAGATCGGCACAGGCAGATCTGCAGAAACAGCTCGACGCCGACCGGCTACAACTCGACCAGGCCTCGTCCGACAAGCAGGCTCTGACCGTGCAGTTGAACGCGGCACAGGGAAGCGTGCAGACCCTTCACGAGCAGCTCGCGGCGGCGCACGCAGCTTCTGGGCAGCAGGACGTTCAGATAGTCGCATTGACGGATAAGATCCGCAGCTTGAATGCGGAGCTTGCCGACCTCAACACGAATTTAGAGAGCAAGGAGCGGATGCTTGCTCTCGACAAAGACTTCCTCTCCCACGACAAGGACATCCGAGACCTTATCGGCTCGCGCAATCTGTACATCGCCGACATCTACGACACGACAGAGAAAGGGAAGACGGCCAAGCCCTTTGGACGTATCTTCTATACGCAAGATCGTTCGCTGGTGTTCTACGGCTTCGACCTCGACAAACAGCCTTCTCTCTCTCGCGCCGTTTCGTACCAAGTGTGGGGAAGTGGAAGTGACCATGATCCCGTGAGCCTCGGGCTCTTCTATCAAGATGATGGGCATAAGCGTTGGGTACTTCGCTGCAACGACTCGAAGAGTCTGTCGCGTTTGAACATGGTCTTTGTTACGGTGGAACCATCGGGTGGAAGCAACAAGCCCACCGGGAAGCAGCTTCTTCGGGCCTACTTGCAGATCGAACCGAACCATCCGTAA
- a CDS encoding DUF1761 domain-containing protein, protein MPTVMTRINPLAILAAAFVVSMLGWVWFTALFGKVYSSVLGREHNPAAKMPSLYFVGPMICMLLTVVTSAWLMPARGISSLASAISFGAVVGAGYLGTTAVNMGINPNIRRPLAYGFLSAGFFFVSSVLISATLYLLR, encoded by the coding sequence ATGCCAACTGTCATGACTCGCATCAACCCCCTGGCAATCCTTGCCGCAGCCTTCGTCGTCAGCATGCTCGGTTGGGTATGGTTCACTGCGCTTTTCGGAAAGGTCTATTCTTCGGTGCTCGGACGCGAGCACAATCCCGCCGCTAAGATGCCCTCCCTGTACTTCGTAGGCCCGATGATATGCATGCTGCTCACTGTGGTGACCAGCGCATGGTTGATGCCCGCGAGGGGCATCTCCTCCCTTGCTTCCGCGATCAGCTTCGGTGCGGTCGTTGGAGCCGGATACCTCGGTACCACTGCCGTCAACATGGGTATCAATCCGAACATCCGCAGGCCTCTTGCCTATGGTTTTCTCAGCGCCGGTTTCTTCTTTGTGAGCAGCGTTCTCATCAGCGCAACACTTTATCTGCTGCGCTAA
- a CDS encoding ATP-binding protein: MIQRRIEPRVVERLREFPAVALLGPRQVGKTTLAHAIADKIGNDTLYLDLERPADRAKLTDPELYLEQHEAKMVILDEIHRLPGLFDVLRGVIDRRRRKGRKVGHFLLLGSASMDLLQQSAETLAGRIAYEELTPFSVDEIPISSLDQLWSRGGFPDSYLATSDAASYRWRSAFIQTYLERDVPSLGPRIPAETLRRFWQMLAHNQGQLLNAAQLAGSLGVSGQTIARYLDIMVDLLLVRRLQPWASNAQKRLVKSPKVYVRDSGLTHALLGIHNQEELLGHPVVGSSWEGFVLEAVLNMLPDTVRPSFYRTAAGAEIDLILDFGKNEHWAIEVKRSVSSPNPAKGFYLGCQDVAASRQIVLYPGNERYKLDADTEVMPPTQLLAELTAKLS, translated from the coding sequence ATGATTCAACGCCGAATAGAGCCACGTGTTGTTGAGCGACTCCGTGAGTTCCCTGCTGTCGCACTCCTCGGCCCTCGTCAGGTTGGAAAGACGACGCTGGCTCATGCCATCGCGGACAAGATAGGGAACGACACCCTGTATCTCGATCTCGAACGGCCAGCAGATCGCGCCAAGCTAACTGACCCTGAGCTTTATCTAGAACAACACGAAGCAAAGATGGTCATTCTGGACGAGATTCATCGCCTTCCGGGACTCTTTGACGTTCTTCGTGGCGTAATCGATCGCCGGCGCCGGAAAGGACGTAAGGTCGGCCACTTTCTGTTGCTGGGTTCAGCTTCCATGGATCTGCTCCAACAGTCTGCTGAGACCTTGGCTGGGCGCATTGCGTACGAAGAACTGACCCCGTTTTCGGTGGATGAGATTCCAATCTCGTCACTCGATCAGCTTTGGTCGCGTGGCGGATTCCCTGACAGCTATCTCGCGACGTCGGATGCCGCCAGCTATCGCTGGCGCAGTGCGTTCATCCAGACCTACTTGGAGCGCGATGTGCCATCCCTTGGCCCTCGCATTCCCGCCGAAACGCTACGTCGCTTCTGGCAGATGCTAGCTCACAATCAAGGCCAACTTCTCAACGCGGCACAACTCGCAGGCAGCCTCGGCGTCAGCGGGCAAACCATCGCACGCTACCTCGACATCATGGTGGACCTGCTGCTCGTGCGGCGTCTTCAACCTTGGGCGAGCAATGCGCAAAAGCGGCTCGTGAAAAGCCCCAAAGTTTACGTCCGAGACAGCGGCCTGACCCATGCCCTTCTCGGGATTCACAATCAGGAAGAGCTTCTGGGGCATCCCGTCGTCGGTTCTAGTTGGGAAGGTTTCGTGCTCGAAGCCGTTCTCAACATGCTCCCCGACACCGTTCGGCCCTCGTTCTACCGAACTGCGGCAGGTGCGGAGATCGACCTAATACTGGACTTCGGGAAGAACGAGCATTGGGCCATTGAGGTCAAACGCTCAGTCAGCAGCCCCAACCCGGCTAAGGGCTTTTATCTTGGCTGTCAAGACGTCGCCGCATCACGACAGATTGTGCTCTACCCCGGTAACGAGCGCTACAAGCTGGACGCCGATACCGAGGTGATGCCACCCACCCAGTTGCTGGCCGAACTAACCGCAAAGCTTAGCTGA
- a CDS encoding lasso peptide biosynthesis B2 protein: MKRYALEGWLLLAYIEWVMKFGAFKEIKQFVCEQEVASREKRDEVDVQNLCHAMDLACVFYFKPVLCLQRSAATTVLLKRHGWNATMVIGAQIVPFLSHAWCEVAGSVVNDKPYMREKYAVLEEF, encoded by the coding sequence ATGAAACGCTACGCGCTTGAAGGTTGGCTGCTCTTGGCCTATATCGAATGGGTCATGAAGTTCGGGGCATTCAAGGAAATCAAGCAGTTCGTTTGCGAGCAAGAAGTGGCTTCAAGGGAAAAGCGCGACGAAGTGGATGTGCAGAACCTGTGTCATGCGATGGATCTAGCGTGCGTGTTCTATTTCAAGCCCGTTCTGTGTCTTCAGCGCTCGGCGGCGACAACCGTTTTGCTCAAACGTCACGGGTGGAACGCGACGATGGTGATCGGCGCCCAGATTGTCCCCTTTCTATCCCATGCCTGGTGCGAGGTCGCAGGTTCGGTCGTCAACGACAAGCCTTACATGCGCGAGAAGTATGCCGTGCTTGAAGAGTTCTAA
- a CDS encoding putative quinol monooxygenase, with protein sequence MSETRQEERHILCELNAKPAHASEVKALLLQLVDPSRKQEGNLAYNVFQDRDEASRFYIVDAWASEATYQAHHSSSHVAHIVEQMKPFLIGKYTENVAVRLSE encoded by the coding sequence ATGTCCGAAACCAGGCAAGAGGAACGACACATCCTTTGTGAACTCAACGCCAAGCCTGCTCACGCGAGCGAAGTGAAAGCGTTGCTTCTTCAGCTTGTTGACCCGTCCCGAAAGCAAGAAGGCAACTTGGCCTACAACGTCTTTCAGGACAGGGACGAAGCAAGCAGGTTCTATATCGTCGATGCGTGGGCGAGCGAGGCAACTTACCAAGCACATCACTCCAGCTCTCACGTAGCCCACATCGTCGAGCAGATGAAGCCTTTCCTGATCGGTAAATACACAGAAAATGTAGCGGTGCGACTCAGCGAATGA
- a CDS encoding SDR family NAD(P)-dependent oxidoreductase: MQKVWFITGANRGLGRAFVESALERGDQVAATSRNLQSVVDLSEKYGDLVLPLSLDITNREAVQKAVRQAKEHFGCLDVLVNNAGFGTFGAVEELSEQQLRQQFEVNDLRHGKSGNTFQQLRGWGKPSPVEN, encoded by the coding sequence ATGCAAAAGGTATGGTTTATCACTGGTGCGAACCGTGGACTTGGCCGCGCGTTTGTTGAATCGGCTCTTGAACGCGGCGATCAGGTCGCTGCTACCAGCCGCAATCTCCAATCCGTTGTAGACCTGAGTGAGAAGTATGGCGATCTCGTTCTTCCCCTGAGCCTCGACATAACGAACAGGGAAGCAGTCCAGAAAGCAGTCCGGCAGGCAAAGGAGCATTTCGGCTGTCTAGACGTTCTCGTAAACAACGCGGGCTTCGGCACATTTGGAGCCGTTGAGGAATTAAGTGAACAGCAGCTTCGCCAGCAGTTCGAGGTCAACGACTTAAGACATGGAAAGAGTGGGAACACGTTTCAACAGCTGAGGGGCTGGGGGAAGCCTTCCCCGGTTGAAAACTGA
- a CDS encoding asparagine synthetase B family protein produces the protein MSYATSGAPPDATHFHTAGRFGVGTQLRYVHQRSLTKSGIFADAFHCVSAFEGRLDNRAALSQELGFDDAQASDSEIVAKAFRLYGEECFAHLKGDWAIALWSQDEETLFLARDHAGTRPLYYRHQGGEVLWASSLATILEELPTARPSIEFARAYLAGQRIGDRTPFEGIHAVPSACVVRLARGGCLTKRHWTPLRESEARYASDEAFEEHFLDLFSQAVSRRVAGAEYPVIAELSGGMDSSSIVCMADRVCQTSGEVVDPIKTISYFDDAEPNWNERPYFTAVEKQRGQPGVHVEFHLDQERFESPSFDFGIEYWPGTTQANAKQRRIVEDCLRSVGARSVLSGIGGDELLGGVPYAIPELADYLRSFEISNLRNQSMRWCLESRRPLLGLAQELLSFTARMYLGGPRSASHRSPWIREDKPAVEHDCSLFTPSFAQRMSARPSAIANSFAWQTVVESLASNSGRCRPEFEYAYPYLDKDLVEFLLSLPREQLVRSGRRRSLMRRAMRGTVPVEILERRRKAFAIRGPLRSMQESAPCLASLFCDSRLAELGLIEPAILSDCVAEVVQGANIQWWPAIVRAALYEIWLRSLFPTETRLSKQATSSVTERSHHAHAPAD, from the coding sequence ATGAGCTACGCGACATCAGGCGCGCCGCCCGATGCCACTCACTTCCATACTGCAGGCCGTTTTGGAGTGGGGACGCAACTTCGGTATGTACATCAGCGCTCGCTAACAAAGAGTGGCATTTTTGCGGATGCGTTTCATTGCGTGTCGGCGTTCGAAGGTCGACTCGACAACCGCGCCGCGTTATCCCAGGAGCTGGGCTTCGATGACGCTCAGGCTTCGGACTCAGAGATTGTGGCCAAGGCTTTCCGGCTCTATGGAGAAGAATGCTTCGCACACCTGAAGGGTGATTGGGCAATCGCTCTCTGGTCGCAGGATGAAGAAACGCTGTTCTTAGCTCGCGACCATGCCGGAACGAGACCTCTCTACTACCGTCACCAAGGCGGAGAAGTTCTGTGGGCTTCTTCACTAGCAACAATCTTGGAGGAGTTGCCTACGGCCCGGCCGTCCATTGAATTCGCACGTGCCTATCTCGCGGGACAAAGGATCGGTGACAGAACTCCCTTTGAAGGGATCCATGCGGTGCCCTCCGCGTGCGTCGTACGGCTGGCCAGAGGTGGCTGCCTTACAAAGCGCCATTGGACACCTTTGCGAGAAAGTGAAGCCCGCTACGCCAGCGATGAAGCTTTTGAGGAGCATTTCCTCGACCTCTTCTCCCAAGCCGTATCTCGCCGCGTCGCAGGTGCTGAGTATCCGGTGATCGCAGAGTTGAGTGGCGGCATGGACTCCAGCTCCATCGTTTGTATGGCGGACAGAGTGTGCCAGACGAGCGGAGAGGTCGTGGATCCCATCAAGACGATCTCCTACTTCGACGATGCAGAACCGAACTGGAACGAAAGGCCGTACTTTACCGCAGTGGAGAAGCAGCGCGGTCAGCCAGGCGTCCATGTTGAGTTCCATCTGGATCAAGAGAGATTTGAGTCCCCTTCTTTCGACTTCGGGATAGAGTATTGGCCTGGAACAACCCAAGCGAATGCAAAGCAACGACGCATCGTGGAAGACTGTCTTAGGAGCGTTGGTGCACGCTCGGTTCTTTCGGGGATTGGCGGAGACGAACTGCTCGGCGGCGTTCCTTACGCGATCCCAGAACTGGCAGATTACCTCCGATCCTTTGAGATCTCGAACCTGCGAAACCAAAGCATGAGGTGGTGCCTGGAGAGCAGGCGTCCGTTGCTTGGATTGGCACAGGAGCTGCTTTCGTTCACCGCGAGAATGTACCTCGGAGGTCCCCGCTCGGCCTCTCATCGGTCACCATGGATCCGCGAAGATAAACCTGCCGTGGAACACGATTGCAGTTTGTTCACGCCCAGCTTTGCCCAGCGGATGTCGGCGCGCCCGAGCGCCATTGCAAACAGCTTTGCTTGGCAGACGGTGGTCGAGAGCCTCGCCAGCAACTCGGGACGGTGCAGGCCCGAGTTTGAATACGCTTACCCATATCTGGACAAGGATCTCGTTGAATTTCTCTTAAGTCTGCCGCGAGAGCAGCTGGTTAGATCCGGCAGACGACGTTCACTGATGAGACGAGCAATGCGTGGCACCGTGCCGGTTGAGATTCTGGAGCGACGTAGAAAGGCCTTCGCGATCCGCGGCCCACTTCGCTCCATGCAAGAGTCCGCTCCCTGCCTCGCGTCTCTTTTCTGCGATTCCCGATTGGCAGAACTGGGGTTGATCGAACCTGCGATTCTTTCCGACTGTGTGGCAGAGGTCGTGCAGGGCGCAAACATTCAATGGTGGCCGGCCATCGTCCGAGCCGCCCTCTATGAGATCTGGCTTCGTTCACTATTTCCGACGGAGACGAGGCTTTCAAAGCAAGCTACCTCTTCCGTCACGGAAAGAAGCCACCATGCTCACGCACCGGCAGATTGA
- a CDS encoding RNA polymerase sigma factor has product MNSESALPLIATLLADLPTELDNVANIKGETDAPADEALLEAVAKRDKDALSVLFRRHGRAVYNVSWRILRDDAEADDLRQETFLYLFQKAYLYDPSKGSASSWIIQVAYHRAIDRRRALISREHYRTKDLDEQSIGSLFARPSTDHIDGKAILERLRGELSSDQQQALELHIFEGYSFKEIAERNAQSIGNVRNHYYRALDRLRSSLFMKKRG; this is encoded by the coding sequence GTGAATTCCGAATCTGCGCTGCCACTCATTGCCACCTTGTTGGCCGATCTTCCCACCGAGCTGGATAACGTCGCCAATATCAAAGGCGAGACAGATGCACCCGCTGACGAAGCTCTGCTTGAGGCGGTAGCGAAACGCGATAAGGACGCGCTCTCTGTCTTATTTAGAAGGCACGGAAGAGCCGTATACAACGTGTCGTGGCGGATTCTGCGCGATGACGCGGAGGCCGACGATCTACGTCAAGAGACGTTTCTTTATCTCTTCCAGAAAGCCTACCTCTATGACCCGAGTAAGGGCTCTGCGTCGTCGTGGATTATTCAGGTTGCCTATCATCGCGCCATTGATAGAAGGAGGGCTCTGATCTCCAGAGAGCACTACCGAACCAAGGACCTGGACGAGCAGAGCATTGGCTCTCTTTTCGCTCGTCCTTCGACGGACCACATTGACGGCAAAGCCATTCTGGAACGTCTGCGCGGAGAGCTCTCGTCAGATCAGCAACAAGCCCTGGAACTGCACATCTTCGAGGGATACTCCTTCAAGGAGATCGCAGAACGGAATGCTCAGAGCATCGGGAATGTCCGAAATCACTACTATCGGGCTCTGGATCGTTTAAGATCGAGCCTTTTCATGAAGAAACGGGGATAG
- a CDS encoding TonB-dependent receptor, with translation MKSLVLLLCFIFPGLSFSQSTNATISGGVTDPSGNLIVGADVLIKNDTTGVVYNAKTNRVGMYLIPILPPGHYHVQVAKPGFKSIIRADVVLNVESAVALNFELPIGATSESVTIDSASPAMNTTDASVSTVIDRKFVENVPLNGRSFQDLISMTPGVVTVSPQAQAGTGIQHTGDFSVNGQRSESNYYTVDGVSANIGAGNTAGSSSNGASGGLPGSTALGTTQSILPLDALQEFRVLSSTYSAEFGRSPGGQFTFATRSGADQFHGSVYDYLRNNYFDANDWFNDHNHVRIAALRQNDFGGTFGGRVLLPRLYDGRDRSFFFVAYEGLRLTQPQAATIQYVPDSFMGAQASSVMQPILNAFPQPTAGATDYGSASAPSLAQFIQTYAVPSRIDSTSARLDHQFNRRVSAFFRWGNTPSSTSSRTLSALNTLSVNTGTYTFGLSTQITDALTNDFRLGYAQADSVSSQALDSFGGATPIDLGSAMAQSTSATMEPFVFISISGIGTSSLGSYNSAANRSRQWNIVDTFSMVRGHHFVRYGFDFRRIESPTTAVSPVIQAEYLSAASLLNNSSDLTFLIKRNQSSLLFHEAAAFVEDEWRLSPRWSLSGGLRWEVNPPPTSSNGNPLYTLAGDISQPSTLTVAPAGTPLWKTSWYNFAPRLGFAWTPHGTDGKDTTVLRAGAGVFFDTDNQVAALGVTGLGFLAQSTLTKAALPITAAQLSFPISTEAPYTSASLYAYPQHLQLPYTLQWNVSLQQALGRNQSFTLTYVGASGRRLLQSQLINVSSRNPLFGSIYFTPSGITSNFQSLQAQFQRSISHGLHVLVSYTWAHSIDFGSNSTTYPVVRGNSDFDVRNNLSGGLSWDIPSAGKGLLRPIVSDWGVDGRFMARTAFPITLNGSSQTDATGAIYYTGVNIDPTKPLYLYSSTYAGGKVINPAAFSLPVGAAMGNAPRNSIRGFGLEQVNLAVRRNFHIVGDVHLQFRAETFNLFNHPNFGYVNPTLSSAQFGQATKMLNQSLGTLSAQYQSGGPRSMQFSLRASF, from the coding sequence GTGAAATCTCTTGTCTTGCTGCTGTGTTTCATCTTCCCCGGCCTGTCGTTCAGTCAGTCAACCAATGCAACGATCAGCGGTGGCGTTACTGATCCGTCCGGCAATCTCATCGTTGGCGCGGATGTTCTGATCAAGAACGATACGACGGGGGTTGTCTATAACGCCAAGACGAATCGCGTCGGGATGTACCTGATCCCGATCCTGCCGCCCGGGCACTATCACGTTCAGGTTGCGAAGCCGGGATTCAAATCCATCATTAGAGCGGATGTAGTGTTGAACGTTGAGAGTGCTGTGGCGCTCAACTTCGAGCTTCCAATTGGTGCCACGTCGGAAAGCGTCACGATTGATTCAGCCTCGCCCGCCATGAACACAACGGATGCTTCGGTCTCCACCGTGATCGACAGGAAGTTTGTTGAGAACGTTCCGCTGAACGGAAGAAGCTTTCAGGATCTCATCTCGATGACGCCGGGTGTCGTTACGGTCAGCCCGCAAGCGCAGGCTGGTACCGGTATTCAGCACACTGGCGATTTCAGCGTGAATGGTCAACGTTCCGAGTCGAACTATTACACGGTCGACGGTGTCTCCGCCAACATTGGAGCAGGGAACACCGCTGGTAGTTCCTCCAATGGTGCGAGCGGTGGTTTGCCTGGATCTACCGCGCTAGGCACTACTCAAAGCATTCTCCCACTCGATGCGCTTCAAGAGTTTCGTGTCTTGAGTTCCACCTATTCTGCGGAGTTTGGGCGGAGCCCGGGAGGACAGTTCACGTTTGCTACACGCAGCGGCGCGGATCAATTTCACGGAAGCGTCTATGACTATCTGCGCAACAACTACTTCGACGCTAACGACTGGTTTAACGATCACAATCATGTGCGAATTGCAGCTCTGCGTCAGAACGATTTCGGAGGAACCTTCGGAGGACGCGTCCTTCTCCCGCGCTTGTATGACGGACGAGATCGCTCCTTCTTCTTCGTCGCCTACGAAGGACTGCGTCTGACGCAACCTCAAGCCGCGACGATTCAATATGTCCCCGACAGTTTCATGGGAGCTCAAGCGAGCTCAGTGATGCAGCCTATCTTGAACGCCTTTCCTCAACCCACCGCGGGTGCCACTGACTACGGAAGCGCATCAGCGCCGAGCTTGGCACAGTTCATCCAAACGTATGCTGTCCCCAGCCGCATCGATTCGACGAGTGCTCGGCTTGACCATCAATTCAATCGTCGTGTCTCTGCCTTCTTCCGGTGGGGTAACACTCCCAGCTCTACGTCAAGCCGAACTCTTTCCGCACTCAACACTCTGAGCGTGAATACAGGAACGTATACGTTCGGTCTGAGTACGCAGATCACTGATGCCCTTACGAATGACTTCCGCCTTGGCTATGCTCAGGCGGACTCGGTCAGCTCCCAAGCACTCGACAGTTTCGGAGGAGCAACTCCTATTGATCTTGGATCGGCGATGGCTCAGAGCACGAGTGCCACGATGGAGCCATTCGTTTTTATCTCCATCTCGGGCATTGGTACCAGTAGTCTAGGTTCTTACAATTCAGCAGCGAATCGGAGCCGACAGTGGAATATCGTTGATACGTTCAGCATGGTGCGCGGACACCATTTTGTCCGATACGGATTTGACTTCCGTCGCATCGAGTCGCCGACTACGGCCGTGTCACCGGTCATCCAGGCCGAATACCTTTCAGCCGCATCGCTGCTCAACAACTCTTCGGACTTAACCTTCCTCATTAAGCGTAACCAGAGCTCACTGCTCTTCCATGAGGCCGCCGCATTCGTTGAAGATGAGTGGCGCCTTTCACCACGATGGAGTTTGTCTGGAGGTCTTCGATGGGAGGTGAATCCTCCTCCTACATCGAGCAACGGGAATCCGCTCTACACACTTGCGGGGGACATCTCGCAGCCCTCGACTTTGACCGTGGCACCTGCGGGCACACCGCTCTGGAAGACCTCGTGGTACAACTTCGCTCCACGTCTTGGTTTTGCGTGGACTCCTCATGGAACCGATGGGAAAGATACGACCGTTCTGCGAGCCGGTGCAGGCGTCTTCTTCGACACCGATAACCAGGTTGCTGCTCTCGGCGTGACGGGCCTCGGATTCCTCGCGCAGTCCACACTAACGAAGGCGGCTCTTCCAATCACCGCAGCCCAACTCTCCTTTCCGATCTCGACCGAAGCTCCCTACACGAGCGCGAGTCTGTACGCCTATCCGCAGCATCTGCAGTTGCCGTATACGCTGCAATGGAACGTGAGCCTGCAGCAAGCGCTTGGACGCAATCAATCGTTCACGCTCACGTATGTTGGGGCGAGTGGTCGCCGCCTCTTGCAGAGCCAACTCATCAACGTAAGCTCACGCAATCCGTTGTTCGGCTCAATCTACTTCACGCCATCGGGTATCACATCGAACTTCCAATCGCTCCAAGCTCAATTCCAACGCAGCATCAGCCACGGACTGCACGTCCTCGTTTCCTACACGTGGGCTCACTCCATCGACTTCGGTTCCAACAGCACGACCTATCCCGTGGTGCGGGGAAACTCTGACTTCGACGTGCGCAACAATCTGAGTGGTGGCTTGAGCTGGGATATTCCTTCTGCCGGTAAGGGGCTTCTTCGCCCAATCGTTAGTGACTGGGGCGTCGATGGACGGTTCATGGCTCGTACCGCCTTCCCGATCACGCTGAATGGAAGCTCACAAACGGATGCCACCGGTGCGATCTACTACACGGGTGTGAACATCGATCCCACCAAGCCGCTCTACCTCTACAGCTCCACCTATGCGGGTGGGAAGGTCATCAACCCCGCGGCCTTCAGCCTGCCTGTGGGCGCCGCAATGGGAAATGCTCCCCGCAACTCCATTCGTGGATTTGGACTTGAACAAGTGAACCTAGCCGTTCGACGCAACTTCCACATCGTTGGTGATGTTCATCTCCAGTTTCGAGCAGAGACCTTCAACCTCTTCAACCATCCGAACTTTGGCTATGTGAACCCCACGCTTTCGAGTGCTCAATTCGGTCAGGCCACAAAGATGCTGAATCAGAGCCTCGGAACGCTGAGCGCGCAATACCAATCTGGAGGACCGCGTTCCATGCAGTTCTCCCTCCGAGCGAGCTTCTAG
- a CDS encoding helix-turn-helix domain-containing protein, producing the protein MSQAVVATSVGCNEYSLRNAEQGKENISFDVMYAIVMYF; encoded by the coding sequence GTGTCGCAGGCTGTTGTTGCGACGTCGGTGGGTTGCAACGAGTATTCGTTGCGCAACGCTGAGCAAGGCAAGGAAAACATCAGCTTCGATGTCATGTATGCCATCGTGATGTATTTTTGA
- a CDS encoding helix-turn-helix domain-containing protein, translated as MAKPVGAEKKRKGSTPNQVFGRAVTEMRLSRDLSQASLADSLGYSNYYVGRIERGEANATCDVMSAISRYFGLSIGEFWMFAEKLSGKSSHMK; from the coding sequence GTGGCCAAGCCTGTTGGAGCAGAGAAAAAGCGGAAAGGATCAACACCTAATCAGGTGTTCGGCAGAGCCGTCACTGAAATGCGGCTGTCGCGTGATCTCTCTCAGGCTTCTCTTGCCGATTCCTTGGGCTACAGCAATTACTACGTAGGACGCATCGAGCGGGGCGAGGCTAACGCCACTTGTGACGTTATGTCAGCTATCAGCCGTTATTTCGGGTTGAGCATCGGAGAGTTTTGGATGTTTGCAGAAAAGCTCTCAGGCAAATCTAGTCACATGAAGTAG